Proteins co-encoded in one Flavobacterium sp. M31R6 genomic window:
- the ffh gene encoding signal recognition particle protein: MFDNLSDKLDKAFHILKGHGKITEVNVAETLKEVRRALLDADVNFKIAKDFTTKVKEKAIGQDVLTTLQPGQLLVKLVKDELTELMGGDVAGINLSGTPSVILMSGLQGSGKTTFSGKLANYLQTKKNKKVLLVACDIYRPAAIQQLYVVGDSIAVEVYSEPENKNPVEIAQNAIKHAKANGFNVVIVDTAGRLAVDKEMMDEIAKVHKAIQPQETLFVVDAMTGQDAVNTAKAFNDILNFDGVILTKLDGDTRGGAAISIKSVVNKPIKFVGTGEKMDAIDVFYPNRMAERILGMGDVVSLVERAQEQYDEDEARKIQKKIAKNEFGFDDFLSQIQQVKKMGNMKDLVGMIPGASKAMKDIEIEDDAFKHIEAIIHSMTPVERSKPAIIDVKRKARIAKGSGTKIEQVNQLMKQFEQMSKMMKMMQGPGGKNLMKMMGGMKGMPGGMPR, encoded by the coding sequence ATGTTCGATAATTTAAGCGATAAACTAGACAAAGCCTTTCATATATTAAAAGGACACGGAAAAATCACTGAAGTAAACGTAGCCGAAACTTTGAAAGAAGTACGTCGTGCTTTACTTGATGCCGATGTCAATTTTAAAATTGCCAAAGATTTTACTACCAAAGTAAAAGAGAAAGCAATAGGTCAAGATGTATTAACGACATTGCAACCTGGACAATTATTGGTAAAGTTAGTCAAAGATGAGCTTACTGAATTGATGGGTGGAGATGTTGCAGGAATCAATCTTTCTGGAACTCCATCGGTTATATTAATGTCAGGATTGCAAGGATCTGGGAAAACTACTTTTTCCGGTAAATTGGCTAATTATCTTCAAACAAAAAAGAATAAAAAAGTGCTTTTGGTTGCCTGTGATATTTACCGTCCAGCGGCTATTCAGCAATTGTATGTTGTAGGAGATTCTATAGCTGTTGAAGTATACTCTGAACCAGAAAATAAAAATCCGGTTGAGATTGCACAAAATGCAATTAAGCATGCAAAAGCAAATGGATTCAATGTGGTGATTGTCGATACTGCCGGTCGTTTGGCTGTCGATAAAGAAATGATGGATGAAATTGCCAAAGTGCATAAAGCCATCCAACCACAAGAAACTTTATTTGTTGTGGATGCCATGACAGGTCAGGATGCCGTGAATACAGCAAAAGCGTTCAACGATATCTTGAATTTTGATGGGGTTATTTTAACCAAATTGGACGGGGATACTCGTGGTGGAGCAGCGATCTCAATTAAGTCGGTAGTGAACAAGCCAATTAAGTTTGTCGGTACCGGTGAGAAAATGGATGCGATTGATGTTTTCTATCCAAATCGTATGGCAGAACGTATCCTTGGTATGGGGGATGTTGTGTCGTTGGTAGAAAGAGCACAAGAGCAATATGACGAGGACGAAGCCAGAAAAATCCAAAAGAAAATTGCTAAAAACGAATTTGGTTTTGATGATTTCTTGTCCCAAATTCAACAAGTCAAGAAAATGGGTAATATGAAAGATTTGGTAGGAATGATACCAGGTGCTTCCAAAGCGATGAAAGATATCGAAATTGAAGACGATGCTTTCAAACATATTGAAGCAATTATCCATTCAATGACGCCAGTTGAAAGAAGCAAACCCGCAATAATTGACGTAAAAAGAAAAGCAAGAATTGCCAAAGGTTCCGGTACAAAAATTGAGCAAGTAAACCAATTGATGAAACAGTTTGAACAAATGAGCAAAATGATGAAGATGATGCAAGGCCCAGGCGGAAAAAACCTAATGAAAATGATGGGTGGAATGAAAGGAATGCCAGGCGGAATGCCGAGATAA
- a CDS encoding DUF6686 family protein, translating into MCNLKVLNRTSNGILLYCQHRNMYQLLFNNLTFDLSSIKMTSFANYLDQIDIDYWEREYKNSIYEKKIPIPTLQSNFIILLNRKELEELRFLVDCVSEDRILKPIEINYLIVSN; encoded by the coding sequence ATGTGCAATCTAAAAGTATTAAACCGAACCTCTAATGGAATTCTCTTGTATTGCCAACATAGAAACATGTATCAATTGCTGTTTAACAATTTGACATTTGATTTGAGCAGTATAAAAATGACGAGTTTTGCCAATTATTTGGACCAAATAGATATTGATTATTGGGAAAGGGAATATAAAAATTCAATTTATGAAAAGAAGATTCCGATTCCAACTTTACAGTCTAATTTTATTATTCTGCTTAACAGAAAAGAACTGGAGGAATTACGCTTTTTGGTAGATTGTGTCAGCGAAGACAGAATACTGAAACCGATAGAAATCAATTATCTTATTGTTTCAAATTGA